Proteins from a genomic interval of Pectinophora gossypiella chromosome 4, ilPecGoss1.1, whole genome shotgun sequence:
- the LOC126366213 gene encoding proton channel OtopLc-like isoform X5 encodes MQRCPYIHEMKERLLGAPVEGAEPQPTREHPQHPQRIIEHPHALHLQDSQVGTIVKLNSDGYHTSPARAPLVADECDAPADETDALTPTEAVLRYRACCQPETKPKNAKTSLFIISSFIYAKLLVVVCIAYVISDVITHNLPLYYYEGFFTYLYGMSILFLLYVFCFLLQESACCSGSPPKPKPPPKEKKQKEKKEKEKKTKDKEAKEGKEGKDGKDGKDGKDGKDGKDGKKDGKKEGKSKDKEKEKEKPTKESKKQSQFQQQDVVEIESAPVARPVRRRKTSQNDHSHGSFFLRIGAIAFGLGTMIYNGLEFGTFFELPLESPCYLILKGVNPVLQMVFTFMQMYFIFMNSRLNIHRFKVIARFGLMHVVATNICVWIRTLVLESLKEITDYHVRNPQGVPGEGVLGKVIRKHTLRHSGKVFGAATTAATTIASTAVTAARNTGQQLINAVTTTAVTPTTTPTTTNNSTEIFESFDSLNPAALIANIDNTTVCGRNPIMGTIVADSAPYLYPFIIEYSLIGAAVIYVMWKHIGRYPSVANDEDLERRLEAVLSRRAAALAAAQRGNRVDCAGASKGLFCGLLLLVASLICLILFFVLIRHQELKRLSIYLADVSHCALMVLSILAILIGFIRGRVMKWSYDPSPYAEPIRRVQSLKFRSEEQSDLNDILLRVSAFGLFVYAVFSVIAGGMGAFTHEPNLLVMITGCLSVLQVVLQLLFIADVSRRRVHLPEQERSKPARQAVTFLLICNVTMWLIYTFEAQKVLANPVQLDFYGFVAWSLVQRFTLPLCIFHRFHSAVTLAEIWKTSYKARLE; translated from the exons ATGCAGCGTTGCCCCTACATCCACGAGATGAAGGAGCGGCTGCTTGGCGCGCCGGTGGAAGGGGCGGAGCCCCAGCCCACGCGGGAGCACCCCCAGCACCCACAACGCATCATCGAGCACCCCCACGCCCTGCACTTGCAGGACTCACAGGTCGGCACTATAGTGAAA CTGAATTCAGACGGGTACCACACGTCGCCGGCGCGTGCGCCGCTCGTCGCGGACGAGTGTGACGCGCCGGCGGACGAGACTGACGCCCTCACGCCCACTGAGGCTGTGCTGCGGTACCGCGCCTGCTGTCAACCGGAAACCAAGCCTAAGAATGCCAA AACTTCGCTGTTCATCATTTCAAGTTTCATCTACGCGAAGCTTTTAGTAGTGGTATGCATTGCTTACGTCATCAGCGACGTCATCACCCACAACTTGCCCCTCTACTACTACGAGGGTTTCTTCACCTACCTGTATGGCATGAGcatattgtttttgttatacGTCTTCTGCTTCTTGCTTCAAG AAAGCGCATGCTGCAGTGGTAGTCCACCAAAACCAAAACCTCCGCCAAAGgagaagaaacaaaaagaaaagaaagaaaaagagaaGAAAACCAAAGACAAAGAAGCTAAGGAAGGAAAAGAAGGCAAGGATGGCAAGGACGGAAAGGACGGGAAGGACGGAAAGGATGGGAAAGACGGAAAGAAAGATGGGAAGAAGGAAGGAAAATCAAAGGATaaagaaaaggaaaaggaaaagCCAACCAAAGAATCCAAGAAACAAAGCCAGTTCCAG CAACAAGACGTGGTGGAGATTGAATCTGCGCCCGTCGCTCGGCCGGTTCGTCGTCGCAAGACTTCGCAAAACGACCACAGCCATGGCAGCTTCTTCCTTAGGATTGGAGCTATTG CTTTCGGCCTCGGCACCATGATTTACAACGGTTTGGAGTTTGGAACGTTCTTTGAATTGCCCCTGGAGTCTCCTTGCTATCTCATCCTGAAAGGCGTCAATCCTGTTCTGCAAATGGTGTTTACCTTCATGCAAATGTACTTCATCTTCATGAATTCTCGG CTGAACATACACCGGTTCAAAGTAATCGCCCGCTTTGGTCTGATGCACGTGGTGGCAACCAATATTTGCGTTTGGATTCGAACACTCGTACTGGAATCGTTGAAGGAAATCACCGACTACCACGTGAGGAATCCTCAAGGAGTCCCAGGTGAAGGCGTGCTTGGAA AAGTCATCCGTAAACATACCTTGAGACACTCGGGCAAAGTGTTTGGTGCGGCCACCACCGCTGCTACCACCATCGCTTCAACTGCGGTGACAGCTGCTAGGAATACTGGCCAGCAACTAATAAACGCTGTCACCACGACCGCGGTTACCCCCACTACCACCCCAACGACAA CTAACAACTCGACAGAGATCTTCGAATCGTTCGACAGCCTGAATCCTGCAGCATTGATTGCCAATATCGATAACACCACGGTGTGCGGAAGGAACCCGATTATGGGCACTATCGTAGCGGACTCGGCTCCTTATCTGTATCCGTTCATCATCGAATACTCGCTTATTGGCGCAGCTGTTATTTACGTCATGTGGAAGCATATTGGCCGCTACCCCAG CGTGGCCAACGACGAAGATCTGGAAAGACGTCTGGAAGCTGTTCTCTCTCGCAGGGCGGCGGCGCTCGCGGCGGCTCAACGTGGAAACCGCGTTGACTGCGCCGGTGCTTCCAAAGGACTCTTCTGTGGACTGCTCCTGCTCGTCGCCTCTTTAATCTGCTTGATTCTCTTCTTCGTCCTGATCAGACACCAAGAGCTGAAACGCCTGTCGATTTACTTGGCCGATGTCTCCCACTGTGCTCTGATGGTTCTGTCTATACTGGCGATTTTGATTGGGTTCATACG TGGTAGAGTAATGAAATGGAGCTACGATCCCTCCCCATACGCCGAGCCTATTCGCAGGGTGCAATCACTGAAGTTCCGCTCGGAGGAGCAATCGGACCTGAACGACATCTTGCTTCGTGTCTCTGCGTTTGGCCTCTTCGTGTATGCTGTCTTCAGCGTCATCGCCGGCGGAATGGGAGCCTTCACTCACGAACCAAATCTACTCGTCATGATCACTGGATGCTTGAGTGTGCTGCAG GTGGTCCTCCAACTGCTGTTCATCGCTGACGTGTCGCGTCGCCGCGTCCACCTCCCGGAACAGGAGCGCAGCAAGCCTGCGCGCCAGGCCGTCACCTTCCTCCTCATCTGCAACGTCACCATGTGGCTCATCTACACCTTTGAGGCCCAGAAGGTGCTCGCTAATCCG GTTCAACTAGATTTCTACGGCTTCGTCGCTTGGTCCCTCGTCCAGCGCTTCACCCTGCCGCTGTGCATCTTCCATCGCTTCCACTCCGCCGTCACCCTCGCCGAGATCTGGAAGACCAGCTACAAGGCACGCTTGGAGTGA
- the LOC126366213 gene encoding proton channel OtopLc-like isoform X2, with product MQRCPYIHEMKERLLGAPVEGAEPQPTREHPQHPQRIIEHPHALHLQDSQLNSDGYHTSPARAPLVADECDAPADETDALTPTEAVLRYRACCQPETKPKNAKTSLFIISSFIYAKLLVVVCIAYVISDVITHNLPLYYYEGFFTYLYGMSILFLLYVFCFLLQESACCSGSPPKPKPPPKEKKQKEKKEKEKKTKDKEAKEGKEGKDGKDGKDGKDGKDGKDGKKDGKKEGKSKDKEKEKEKPTKESKKQSQFQEVYPRKMRDKVRQQQLQMQMAQLYASEQQQDVVEIESAPVARPVRRRKTSQNDHSHGSFFLRIGAIAFGLGTMIYNGLEFGTFFELPLESPCYLILKGVNPVLQMVFTFMQMYFIFMNSRLNIHRFKVIARFGLMHVVATNICVWIRTLVLESLKEITDYHVRNPQGVPGEGVLGKVIRKHTLRHSGKVFGAATTAATTIASTAVTAARNTGQQLINAVTTTAVTPTTTPTTTNNSTEIFESFDSLNPAALIANIDNTTVCGRNPIMGTIVADSAPYLYPFIIEYSLIGAAVIYVMWKHIGRYPSVANDEDLERRLEAVLSRRAAALAAAQRGNRVDCAGASKGLFCGLLLLVASLICLILFFVLIRHQELKRLSIYLADVSHCALMVLSILAILIGFIRGRVMKWSYDPSPYAEPIRRVQSLKFRSEEQSDLNDILLRVSAFGLFVYAVFSVIAGGMGAFTHEPNLLVMITGCLSVLQVVLQLLFIADVSRRRVHLPEQERSKPARQAVTFLLICNVTMWLIYTFEAQKVLANPVQLDFYGFVAWSLVQRFTLPLCIFHRFHSAVTLAEIWKTSYKARLE from the exons ATGCAGCGTTGCCCCTACATCCACGAGATGAAGGAGCGGCTGCTTGGCGCGCCGGTGGAAGGGGCGGAGCCCCAGCCCACGCGGGAGCACCCCCAGCACCCACAACGCATCATCGAGCACCCCCACGCCCTGCACTTGCAGGACTCACAG CTGAATTCAGACGGGTACCACACGTCGCCGGCGCGTGCGCCGCTCGTCGCGGACGAGTGTGACGCGCCGGCGGACGAGACTGACGCCCTCACGCCCACTGAGGCTGTGCTGCGGTACCGCGCCTGCTGTCAACCGGAAACCAAGCCTAAGAATGCCAA AACTTCGCTGTTCATCATTTCAAGTTTCATCTACGCGAAGCTTTTAGTAGTGGTATGCATTGCTTACGTCATCAGCGACGTCATCACCCACAACTTGCCCCTCTACTACTACGAGGGTTTCTTCACCTACCTGTATGGCATGAGcatattgtttttgttatacGTCTTCTGCTTCTTGCTTCAAG AAAGCGCATGCTGCAGTGGTAGTCCACCAAAACCAAAACCTCCGCCAAAGgagaagaaacaaaaagaaaagaaagaaaaagagaaGAAAACCAAAGACAAAGAAGCTAAGGAAGGAAAAGAAGGCAAGGATGGCAAGGACGGAAAGGACGGGAAGGACGGAAAGGATGGGAAAGACGGAAAGAAAGATGGGAAGAAGGAAGGAAAATCAAAGGATaaagaaaaggaaaaggaaaagCCAACCAAAGAATCCAAGAAACAAAGCCAGTTCCAG GAGGTGTATCCACGTAAGATGCGCGATAAAGTTCGTCAACAACAATTGCAAATGCAAATGGCGCAATTGTATGCGTCCGAGCAG CAACAAGACGTGGTGGAGATTGAATCTGCGCCCGTCGCTCGGCCGGTTCGTCGTCGCAAGACTTCGCAAAACGACCACAGCCATGGCAGCTTCTTCCTTAGGATTGGAGCTATTG CTTTCGGCCTCGGCACCATGATTTACAACGGTTTGGAGTTTGGAACGTTCTTTGAATTGCCCCTGGAGTCTCCTTGCTATCTCATCCTGAAAGGCGTCAATCCTGTTCTGCAAATGGTGTTTACCTTCATGCAAATGTACTTCATCTTCATGAATTCTCGG CTGAACATACACCGGTTCAAAGTAATCGCCCGCTTTGGTCTGATGCACGTGGTGGCAACCAATATTTGCGTTTGGATTCGAACACTCGTACTGGAATCGTTGAAGGAAATCACCGACTACCACGTGAGGAATCCTCAAGGAGTCCCAGGTGAAGGCGTGCTTGGAA AAGTCATCCGTAAACATACCTTGAGACACTCGGGCAAAGTGTTTGGTGCGGCCACCACCGCTGCTACCACCATCGCTTCAACTGCGGTGACAGCTGCTAGGAATACTGGCCAGCAACTAATAAACGCTGTCACCACGACCGCGGTTACCCCCACTACCACCCCAACGACAA CTAACAACTCGACAGAGATCTTCGAATCGTTCGACAGCCTGAATCCTGCAGCATTGATTGCCAATATCGATAACACCACGGTGTGCGGAAGGAACCCGATTATGGGCACTATCGTAGCGGACTCGGCTCCTTATCTGTATCCGTTCATCATCGAATACTCGCTTATTGGCGCAGCTGTTATTTACGTCATGTGGAAGCATATTGGCCGCTACCCCAG CGTGGCCAACGACGAAGATCTGGAAAGACGTCTGGAAGCTGTTCTCTCTCGCAGGGCGGCGGCGCTCGCGGCGGCTCAACGTGGAAACCGCGTTGACTGCGCCGGTGCTTCCAAAGGACTCTTCTGTGGACTGCTCCTGCTCGTCGCCTCTTTAATCTGCTTGATTCTCTTCTTCGTCCTGATCAGACACCAAGAGCTGAAACGCCTGTCGATTTACTTGGCCGATGTCTCCCACTGTGCTCTGATGGTTCTGTCTATACTGGCGATTTTGATTGGGTTCATACG TGGTAGAGTAATGAAATGGAGCTACGATCCCTCCCCATACGCCGAGCCTATTCGCAGGGTGCAATCACTGAAGTTCCGCTCGGAGGAGCAATCGGACCTGAACGACATCTTGCTTCGTGTCTCTGCGTTTGGCCTCTTCGTGTATGCTGTCTTCAGCGTCATCGCCGGCGGAATGGGAGCCTTCACTCACGAACCAAATCTACTCGTCATGATCACTGGATGCTTGAGTGTGCTGCAG GTGGTCCTCCAACTGCTGTTCATCGCTGACGTGTCGCGTCGCCGCGTCCACCTCCCGGAACAGGAGCGCAGCAAGCCTGCGCGCCAGGCCGTCACCTTCCTCCTCATCTGCAACGTCACCATGTGGCTCATCTACACCTTTGAGGCCCAGAAGGTGCTCGCTAATCCG GTTCAACTAGATTTCTACGGCTTCGTCGCTTGGTCCCTCGTCCAGCGCTTCACCCTGCCGCTGTGCATCTTCCATCGCTTCCACTCCGCCGTCACCCTCGCCGAGATCTGGAAGACCAGCTACAAGGCACGCTTGGAGTGA